In Salvelinus namaycush isolate Seneca chromosome 37, SaNama_1.0, whole genome shotgun sequence, the following are encoded in one genomic region:
- the LOC120031170 gene encoding CD83 antigen-like has product MFFQLVCILAAYLQGGLTQDRPTQEVKSVCGEDSILKCKAIRKPGVQYRAVRWYKLGEEPYNKESGLLMKRLSPNSTTQWYVGLEREVELLADDSFDIFLPNVTAVDSGRYKCLLAAPVGEQNQEGQVHLRVTGCLESTYQSEEMDTILVLSIVGIVAALLIFTISYVILRNMLLQRSKKYPQEPLLDGPLEKKDLMLIYTLGPNWSGQASIKHVCV; this is encoded by the exons ATGTTTTTTCAACTCGTCTGCATTCTAG CTGCCTACTTGCAAGGTGGGCTTACACAGGATAGGCCTACACAAGAGGTGAAGTCAGTTTGTGGAGAGGATTCAATTCTGAAATGTAAAGCAATACGTAAGCCTGGGGTCCAGTACCGGGCAGTGAGGTGGTACAAG CTGGGTGAGGAGCCCTATAATAAGGAGTCTGGTCTATTGATGAAGAGGCTATCACCTAACAGCACCACCCAATGGTACGTCGGTCTGGAGCGTGAAGTGGAACTTTTGGCTGACGATTCTTTCGATATCTTCCTGCCCAATGTAACGGCTGTTGATAGTGGGAGGTACAAGTGTCTCCTGGCAGCACCTGTAGGAGAGCAGAACCAGGAGGGGCAGGTTCACCTCAGAGTGACAG GTTGCCTTGAGTCCACATACCAATCAGAAGAAATGGATACCATTCTAGTTCTTTCCATTGTGGGGATTGTTGCGGCATTGCTGATATTCACCATCAGCTAT GTCATCCTAAGGAATATGTTATTGCAAAGGAGTAAGAAGTATCCACAAGAACCACTTCTAGATGGACCCCTTGAGAAGAAAGATTTAATGTTGATCTACACTCTGGGGCCAAACTGGTCGGGACAGGCTTCCATAAaacatgtctgtgtgtga